ACCGTGCTGATCAGGGCGTTGCGCAGCACGTGCCGCGACAGGATCACGGACGAACGCAGGCCCTTCGCACGCGCGAACTCCACGTACTCGGCCGTCAGCACCTCGATCACGCTGCTGCGCAAGGTCCGGACAAGCACCGCCGCGAGGTTCAGGCCCAGCGTCAGCGCAGGCAGGAACAGGTGCGACAGGTGCTCCCCGAACGTCACGCCGTACCCGCCGATGGGAAACAGACCCATCCGCGCGCCGAGCAGCGTCAGCAGCTGCAGCCCCAGGTAGAAGACCGGCAGCGACAATCCCACCTGAAACACGCCGCGAATCACGACGTCCACCCAGGTGTTGCGCCGCACGGCCGCCAGCACCGCCAGCGGCACCGCCAGCAGCACCCCGATCAGGGCCGCGTACACCGTCAGGAACAGCGTGACGGGCAGGCGCTCCGTCACGAGCTGCAGGACCGGCACCTTCAGGTTGATGCTCTCCCCGAGGTTGCCGTGCAGCAGGCCCCACACGAACAGCCCGAACTGCACGACGAGCGGCCGGTCCAGCCCCAGTTCACGGTTGGCGCGCGCCACGATGTCGGGCGTGGCCCGGTCCCCGAGCAGCGTGCTGACGGGATCGCCCGGAATGAGGTGCACCAGCAGGAAGATGAGCACCATGACCGCCAGGAACAGCGGAATGATCTGAAACAGCCGACGAATCACGAACGATGAACCCATGCGCCCTCCCGGCGGGCCGCGACCCTCACGCGGACCCTCGACGTTCCCCGGAGGCGGGGCAGGGCCGTGGCCCGCTCCCGCCCGTCACCTGGGACAGTCCTGCTCTCCCGGCGGGCGAGGCGACGTTCGCCCTGCCCGCCGGGTTCCGAAACCTCCCGCCCTACTTCTCGATGGAGGTGCGTTCGAAGATGTTGTAGCCGAGCGGAATCTGGATGAAGCCCTTCACGTTCTTGGTGAGCGCCACCGGGTACGGCGTTTCGAACAGGTACACGGTCGGCGCGGCGTTCGTGTAGAGGGTCTGAATCTGCCGGTACAGGCCGGCGCGCTTCACGCGGCTCGTCTCCTGCTGGCTCTGGTCGAAGAGCTTCTCGATGGCGTCGCTGCGGAAGCCGGTGTGCGCGGCCTCGGTCGCGCCGGAGACGGCGTAGTAGCCGGTGATCTCGCTGGGGTCGGCGATGTCGTCCGTCCACGCGCCGGTCCGCATCTGGAAGTCGTTGGCGCGGTAGCGGGCGGTCTTGGTGGCCGCGTCGAGCTGCTCGATCTTCAGGCGCACGCCGACCGCGCCCCACATCTGCTGCAGGGCCGTCAGGAGCGCCTGGTCGTCGGCGCTGCCGCTGGTGGCCATGCTGGTCACGTCGATGCCGTTCCTGTACCCGGCGGCGGCCAGCAGGGCCTTGGCCTTGGCGGGGTCATAGGTGTAGCCCTTCTGGGAGGCGTCAAAGAGCGGCGTGGCGGACGACATGTAGGACTTCATGGGTTTGCCGGTCCCGAAGGTGACGAGGGCGATCAGCGCGTCGCGGTTCACGGCGTAGTTCAGTGCCTGGCGCACGCGGACGTCGGAGAGGGGGTTGGCCGTGCCGTCCTTGAGTTTGGGGCGGTTGTTCATGATGATGTCGTTCACCTTGGTGGACGGGAAGAGCATCATGTTCAGCTTGGGGCTGGCCTTGAGTTCCGCGACGCGGCTGAGCGGGATGAATTCGGCGCCCTGGATCTCGCCCGCCTGCAGTTTCAGGATACGGGTGTTGTCGTCGGGGATGATCTCGAAGCGCAGCGTGTCGAGGTAGGGGAGGGCTTTGCCGTCCTCGCCTTTCTTCCAGTAGTAGGGGTTGCGTTTCAGGACCATGTACGAGCCGCGCTTCCATTCGCTGAGCACGAAGGGGCCGGATCCGACGGGTTTCTCGGCGAAGGCTTTGGCTTTCGCGGCATCGTTCGCGCCGGGCGCGGCCGCGAAGAGTTTCTGCGGCATGATGGCGGAGTTGAAGGTGGCGAGTGCGGACGGCAGGGTGGGGTCGGGGTGCTTGAGGGTGAGCGTGACGACGTTCCCGCTGGCGGCGACGCTCTGGATGGATTCCAGCAGGCCGTTCCACGCGCCGTTGTCGGGGTTGCGGGCGCGGTCGAGGCTCCACTTGACGTCGGCGGACGTG
The window above is part of the Deinococcus aquiradiocola genome. Proteins encoded here:
- a CDS encoding ABC transporter substrate-binding protein → MNRGSIVRPSTVRAALTLLAALSLGQSQAVTRGGQLTYGRYADSLFLDPVLNDANLDIWILTNLYDTLLQPTDDGKSVRPGLASTYVVSGDGKSMRLVLRSGIRFADGSPITSADVKWSLDRARNPDNGAWNGLLESIQSVAASGNVVTLTLKHPDPTLPSALATFNSAIMPQKLFAAAPGANDAAKAKAFAEKPVGSGPFVLSEWKRGSYMVLKRNPYYWKKGEDGKALPYLDTLRFEIIPDDNTRILKLQAGEIQGAEFIPLSRVAELKASPKLNMMLFPSTKVNDIIMNNRPKLKDGTANPLSDVRVRQALNYAVNRDALIALVTFGTGKPMKSYMSSATPLFDASQKGYTYDPAKAKALLAAAGYRNGIDVTSMATSGSADDQALLTALQQMWGAVGVRLKIEQLDAATKTARYRANDFQMRTGAWTDDIADPSEITGYYAVSGATEAAHTGFRSDAIEKLFDQSQQETSRVKRAGLYRQIQTLYTNAAPTVYLFETPYPVALTKNVKGFIQIPLGYNIFERTSIEK
- a CDS encoding ABC transporter permease, with translation MGSSFVIRRLFQIIPLFLAVMVLIFLLVHLIPGDPVSTLLGDRATPDIVARANRELGLDRPLVVQFGLFVWGLLHGNLGESINLKVPVLQLVTERLPVTLFLTVYAALIGVLLAVPLAVLAAVRRNTWVDVVIRGVFQVGLSLPVFYLGLQLLTLLGARMGLFPIGGYGVTFGEHLSHLFLPALTLGLNLAAVLVRTLRSSVIEVLTAEYVEFARAKGLRSSVILSRHVLRNALISTVTLLGLNVGALIGGAVITETVFAIPGVGRLMVDAIFSRDYPVVQGLTLVFALLVSLVFLATDLLHARLDPRVEAV